Proteins encoded together in one Coffea arabica cultivar ET-39 chromosome 2c, Coffea Arabica ET-39 HiFi, whole genome shotgun sequence window:
- the LOC113728063 gene encoding probable serine/threonine-protein kinase At1g01540, whose amino-acid sequence MSVYDAAFVNSELSKPTSIFGLRLWVVIGIFVGAVIVLILFLLSLCITAYRRRASSTAKLHHPGKFSGAAELTPVVSKEIQEIVHDSHPDHRPIVPQALPEIQIDMGKVEHRVVFSDRGASSGESKATSGAETGSFGGGGALPEVSHLGWGRWYTLRELEAATDRLSDANVIGEGGYGIVYQGILADNTRVAVKNLLNNRGQAEREFKVEVEAIGRVRHKNLVRLLGYCVEGAYRMLVYEYVDNGNLEQWLHGEVGEVSPLTWDIRMNIILGTAKGLAYLHDGLEPKVVHRDIKSSNILLDRQWNAKVSDFGLAKLLNSERTYVTTRVMGTFGYVAPEYACTGMLNEKSDVYSFGILIMEIITGRSPVDYSRPQGQVNLVDWLKSMVGNRKSEEVVDPKLPEMPSSKALKRALLVALKCVDPDAHKRPKMVHVIHMLEADDLLFRDERRIGRESAGSNREYKENNLAGSNREYKENNLAGAKLVNQPYGNGASNNSEGDNGTSHDLPSRWR is encoded by the exons ATGTCGGTGTACGATGCGGCGTTTGTGAACAGCGAGCTATCTAAGCCAACCTCCATATTCGGCCTGCGGTTATGGGTGGTAATTGGGATTTTTGTGGGAGCCGTGATTGTCCTAATCCTTTTCTTGTTGTCTCTTTGCATCACCGCCTATCGCCGCCGCGCCAGCAGCACCGCTAAACTTCACCATCCCGGAAAGTTTTCTGGTGCAGCCGAGCTGACCCCAGTTGTTTCCAAGGAAATCCAAGAGATCGTTCATGATTCCCACCCCGATCACCGCCCCATTGTCCCTCAG GCGTTGCCTGAGATTCAGATAGACATGGGGAAGGTTGAGCACAGGGTGGTATTTTCGGACAGGGGGGCATCGAGTGGGGAGAGTAAGGCAACAAGTGGGGCGGAGACAGGGTCGTTCGGTGGTGGTGGGGCATTGCCAGAGGTGTCCCATTTGGGGTGGGGAAGGTGGTACACTTTGAGAGAGCTCGAGGCAGCTACCGATAGGTTGTCTGATGCGAATGTGATTGGAGAAGGTGGATACGGGATTGTGTATCAAGGTATTCTGGCTGATAATACCAGAGTTGCCGTGAAGAATCTGTTGAATAACAG GGGGCAAGCAGAGAGGGAGTTTAAGGTTGAGGTGGAAGCTATTGGGCGAGTGAGGCACAAGAATCTTGTCAGGCTGCTGGGATACTGTGTCGAAGGAGCTTATCG AATGCTTGTATATGAGTACGTGGACAATGGGAATTTGGAGCAGTGGCTCCATGGAGAAGTAGGGGAAGTCAGTCCTTTGACTTGGGATATACGGATGAATATAATATTGGGAACTGCAAAAGG TCTGGCATATTTGCATGATGGTCTTGAGCCAAAGGTTGTTCATCGTGACATTAAATCAAGTAATATACTACTTGATCGTCAGTGGAATGCCAAGGTGTCAGATTTTGGACTTGCAAAGCTGTTAAATTCTGAAAGGACTTATGTGACAACTCGTGTCATGGGCACATTTGG TTATGTGGCACCAGAATATGCGTGCACTGGCATGTTAAATGAGAAAAGTGACGTTTATAGCTTTGGAATACTTATCATGGAGATAATTACTGGTAGATCTCCAGTTGATTATAGCAGGCCACAGGGACAG GTTAATTTGGTGGACTGGTTGAAGTCCATGGTTGGAAATCGAAAATCTGAGGAAGTGGTGGATCCAAAGTTGCCAGAAATGCCTAGTTCAAAAGCACTTAAACGTGCTCTTCTGGTTGCCCTGAAATGTGTTGATCCTGATGCCCATAAGAGACCAAAAATGGTGCACGTAATCCACATGCTGGAGGCAGATGACCTGCTGTTTCGTGAT GAACGACGAATTGGCAGAGAATCTGCTGGTTCAAATCGTGAGTACAAAGAAAATAATCTTGCTGGTTCCAATCGTGAGTACAAAGAAAATAATCTTGCTGGAGCAAAATTAGTCAACCAACCATACGGCAACGGTGCATCTAATAATAGTGAAGGTGACAATGGTACGAGCCATGACTTGCCATCTAGGTGGAGATAA
- the LOC113728064 gene encoding protein BPS1, chloroplastic-like translates to MSRPQDPHRPSFPFGNPFRMIMPKGSYLSPKLTELLNSFEESLAQRLRMLMPADREEILSLLWMKRAVESLSAIHTDIKTLITGLELPVSDWDEKWIDVYLDNSVKLLDICIAFSSELSRLSQGHLFLQCALHNLDCASSKQFVRACSSLDGWRQHIGSKNPRMENCFSILDNLIKTLNLPKIKNSSKGKVLMRAMYGVKVVTVFVCNVFAAAFSGSAEKLLDLQVEEIRLWAEAFAGLQGFVNGEIRSIYSSGKATVLKELEAVDANVKKLYPIVQEGVGEEAEAYKNSVSDLGKRAEKLSQGLDLLAKEVDGFFQIVLSGRDALLCNLRVGTNVTDQLQEKKNVEVR, encoded by the coding sequence ATGAGCCGCCCACAGGATCCACACAGGCCTTCTTTTCCATTTGGAAATCCTTTTCGGATGATAATGCCCAAGGGCTCGTATCTTTCTCCAAAGCTTACTGAACTGTTGAACTCTTTCGAGGAGTCACTAGCTCAGCGGCTTAGAATGCTTATGCCTGCAGACAGGGAAGAAATATTAAGCCTATTGTGGATGAAACGTGCTGTGGAGTCTCTTTCTGCTATTCATACAGACATAAAGACCCTTATCACTGGACTTGAACTCCCTGTCAGCGATTGGGATGAGAAATggattgatgtatatttggatAATAGCGTGAAGTTGCTGGATATCTGCATCGCTTTCAGCTCTGAACTTTCAAGGCTCAGCCAAGGCCACCTATTTCTGCAATGTGCCTTGCACAACTTGGATTGTGCTTCCTCAAAGCAATTTGTGCGTGCTTGTTCATCGCTGGATGGTTGGAGGCAGCACATTGGTTCAAAGAACCCCAGGATGGAGAACTGTTTTTCCATTTTGGACAATCTTATCAAGACACTTAACCTTCCTAAGATTAAGAATTCTTCCAAAGGGAAGGTACTGATGCGAGCTATGTATGGAGTAAAGGTTGTCACTGTCTTTGTTTGCAATGTGTTTGCTGCTGCCTTCTCGGGTTCTGCAGAGAAGTTGTTAGATTTACAGGTTGAGGAGATTCGTTTGTGGGCAGAAGCTTTTGCAGGCCTGCAGGGCTTTGTCAACGGGGAGATAAGAAGTATATACTCCAGTGGGAAGGCCACAGTTTTGAAAGAACTTGAAGCAGTCGATGCAAATGTGAAGAAGTTATACCCCATTGTACAGGAGGGGGTGGGTGAAGAGGCCGAAGCATACAAGAATTCAGTCTCTGATCTAGGGAAAAGGGCTGAAAAACTTTCACAAGGACTAGATCTACTTGCAAAGGAAGTGGATGGTTTTTTCCAAATTGTTCTTAGCGGGCGTGACGCTTTGCTTTGTAACCTTAGAGTTGGTACTAACGTTACTGACCAAttacaagagaaaaaaaatgtagaGGTGAGGTGA
- the LOC113728067 gene encoding mitogen-activated protein kinase homolog MMK2 isoform X2, producing the protein MMAGSFDHMFSWSDCKSFPPSLWVGLSKYSQTCQRSDEIQQSDKDQIQREDIDHYFDNKCAAMNSETREEVAIKKIGNAFDNRIDAKRTLREIKLLRHMDHDNIIALKDIIRPPQKENFNDVYIVYELMDTDLHQIIRSNQHLTDDHCRYFLYQILRGLKYVHSANVLHRDLKPSNLLLNANCDLKIGDFGLARTTSETDFMTEYVVTRWYRAPELLLNCSEYTAAIDIWSVGCILGEIMTRQSLFPGKDYVHQLRLITELIGSPDDASLGFLRSDNARRYVRQLPQYPRQQFSARFPNTSAGALDLLEKMLVFDPSKRITVDEALCHPYLGPLHDINEEPVCPRPFVFDFEQPSFTEENIKELIWRESVKFNPDPTH; encoded by the exons ATGATGGCGGGCAGCTTTGACCACATGTTTTCTTGGTCAGACTGTAAATCCTTTCCTCCTAGTCTGTGGGTCGGATTATCAAAATACTCACAAACTTGTCAACGAAGTGATGAAATTCAACAATCAGATAAAGACCAAATACAACGAGAGGATATTGATCATTATTTTGACAATAAGTG TGCCGCTATGAACTCAGAGACACGGGAGGAAGTAGCAATTAAAAAGATTGGCAATGCTTTTGACAACAGAATTGATGCCAAGAGGACACTGCGGGAAATAAAGCTTCTTCGTCACATGGATCACGATAAT ATAATTGCACTGAAAGACATTATACGGCCTCCGCAAAAGGAAAACTTCAATGATGTCTACATTGTCTATGAACTAATGGACACTGATCTTCACCAGATTATTCGGTCCAACCAACACTTGACTGATGATCATTGTCGG TACTTTCTTTACCAAATTCTACGAGGACTTAAATATGTTCACTCTGCTAATGTGTTACACCGTGATTTAAAACCTAGCAATTTGCTTCTCAATGCAAATTGTGATCTTAAAATTGGAGATTTTGGGCTTGCAAGGACAACATCTGAGACAGACTTCATGACTGAATACGTTGTCACTCGCTGGTACCGTGCACCAGAATTGCTACTAAATTGCTCAGAATACACTGCAGCAATTGATATTTGGTCTGTAGGGTGCATACTTGGTGAAATTATGACAAGGCAATCCCTCTTTCCTGGCAAAGATTATGTTCATCAATTGAGACTTATAACAGAG CTCATCGGTTCACCAGATGAtgccagtttagggtttcttcGGAGTGACAATGCCCGAAGGTATGTTAGGCAGCTTCCCCAATACCCAAGACAACAGTTCTCAGCTAGATTTCCTAATACATCTGCTGGAGCTCTGGATTTGCTCGAAAAAATGCTTGTCTTTGATCCAAGCAAACGGATTACAG TGGACGAGGCACTTTGCCACCCGTATTTGGGACCTCTTCATGATATCAATGAGGAGCCTGTTTGTCCTAGGCCTTTTGTTTTCGATTTTGAGCAGCCATCCTTCACTGAAGAGAACATCAAGGAGCTCATTTGGCGGGAATCCGTAAAATTTAATCCGGATCCTACTCATTGA
- the LOC113728067 gene encoding mitogen-activated protein kinase homolog MMK2 isoform X1 — protein sequence MSVESSSGSGDHHHGHNIRGVPTHGGRYVQYNIYGNLFEVSRKYVPPIRPVGRGAYGIVCAAMNSETREEVAIKKIGNAFDNRIDAKRTLREIKLLRHMDHDNIIALKDIIRPPQKENFNDVYIVYELMDTDLHQIIRSNQHLTDDHCRYFLYQILRGLKYVHSANVLHRDLKPSNLLLNANCDLKIGDFGLARTTSETDFMTEYVVTRWYRAPELLLNCSEYTAAIDIWSVGCILGEIMTRQSLFPGKDYVHQLRLITELIGSPDDASLGFLRSDNARRYVRQLPQYPRQQFSARFPNTSAGALDLLEKMLVFDPSKRITVDEALCHPYLGPLHDINEEPVCPRPFVFDFEQPSFTEENIKELIWRESVKFNPDPTH from the exons ATGTCTGTAGAGTCGAGCTCAGGTTCAGGAGATCACCACCATGGTCATAATATAAGAGGAGTGCCAACTCATGGTGGGCGTTATGTGCAGTACAATATCTATGGTAATCTGTTCGAAGTGTCAAGAAAGTACGTTCCTCCTATTAGGCCTGTGGGTCGAGGGGCTTATGGCATCGTTTG TGCCGCTATGAACTCAGAGACACGGGAGGAAGTAGCAATTAAAAAGATTGGCAATGCTTTTGACAACAGAATTGATGCCAAGAGGACACTGCGGGAAATAAAGCTTCTTCGTCACATGGATCACGATAAT ATAATTGCACTGAAAGACATTATACGGCCTCCGCAAAAGGAAAACTTCAATGATGTCTACATTGTCTATGAACTAATGGACACTGATCTTCACCAGATTATTCGGTCCAACCAACACTTGACTGATGATCATTGTCGG TACTTTCTTTACCAAATTCTACGAGGACTTAAATATGTTCACTCTGCTAATGTGTTACACCGTGATTTAAAACCTAGCAATTTGCTTCTCAATGCAAATTGTGATCTTAAAATTGGAGATTTTGGGCTTGCAAGGACAACATCTGAGACAGACTTCATGACTGAATACGTTGTCACTCGCTGGTACCGTGCACCAGAATTGCTACTAAATTGCTCAGAATACACTGCAGCAATTGATATTTGGTCTGTAGGGTGCATACTTGGTGAAATTATGACAAGGCAATCCCTCTTTCCTGGCAAAGATTATGTTCATCAATTGAGACTTATAACAGAG CTCATCGGTTCACCAGATGAtgccagtttagggtttcttcGGAGTGACAATGCCCGAAGGTATGTTAGGCAGCTTCCCCAATACCCAAGACAACAGTTCTCAGCTAGATTTCCTAATACATCTGCTGGAGCTCTGGATTTGCTCGAAAAAATGCTTGTCTTTGATCCAAGCAAACGGATTACAG TGGACGAGGCACTTTGCCACCCGTATTTGGGACCTCTTCATGATATCAATGAGGAGCCTGTTTGTCCTAGGCCTTTTGTTTTCGATTTTGAGCAGCCATCCTTCACTGAAGAGAACATCAAGGAGCTCATTTGGCGGGAATCCGTAAAATTTAATCCGGATCCTACTCATTGA
- the LOC113728067 gene encoding mitogen-activated protein kinase homolog MMK2 isoform X3 has protein sequence MVGVMCSTISMVICSKCQESTFLLLGLWVEGLMASFETREEVAIKKIGNAFDNRIDAKRTLREIKLLRHMDHDNIIALKDIIRPPQKENFNDVYIVYELMDTDLHQIIRSNQHLTDDHCRYFLYQILRGLKYVHSANVLHRDLKPSNLLLNANCDLKIGDFGLARTTSETDFMTEYVVTRWYRAPELLLNCSEYTAAIDIWSVGCILGEIMTRQSLFPGKDYVHQLRLITELIGSPDDASLGFLRSDNARRYVRQLPQYPRQQFSARFPNTSAGALDLLEKMLVFDPSKRITVDEALCHPYLGPLHDINEEPVCPRPFVFDFEQPSFTEENIKELIWRESVKFNPDPTH, from the exons ATGGTGGGCGTTATGTGCAGTACAATATCTATGGTAATCTGTTCGAAGTGTCAAGAAAGTACGTTCCTCCTATTAGGCCTGTGGGTCGAGGGGCTTATGGCATCGTTTG AGACACGGGAGGAAGTAGCAATTAAAAAGATTGGCAATGCTTTTGACAACAGAATTGATGCCAAGAGGACACTGCGGGAAATAAAGCTTCTTCGTCACATGGATCACGATAAT ATAATTGCACTGAAAGACATTATACGGCCTCCGCAAAAGGAAAACTTCAATGATGTCTACATTGTCTATGAACTAATGGACACTGATCTTCACCAGATTATTCGGTCCAACCAACACTTGACTGATGATCATTGTCGG TACTTTCTTTACCAAATTCTACGAGGACTTAAATATGTTCACTCTGCTAATGTGTTACACCGTGATTTAAAACCTAGCAATTTGCTTCTCAATGCAAATTGTGATCTTAAAATTGGAGATTTTGGGCTTGCAAGGACAACATCTGAGACAGACTTCATGACTGAATACGTTGTCACTCGCTGGTACCGTGCACCAGAATTGCTACTAAATTGCTCAGAATACACTGCAGCAATTGATATTTGGTCTGTAGGGTGCATACTTGGTGAAATTATGACAAGGCAATCCCTCTTTCCTGGCAAAGATTATGTTCATCAATTGAGACTTATAACAGAG CTCATCGGTTCACCAGATGAtgccagtttagggtttcttcGGAGTGACAATGCCCGAAGGTATGTTAGGCAGCTTCCCCAATACCCAAGACAACAGTTCTCAGCTAGATTTCCTAATACATCTGCTGGAGCTCTGGATTTGCTCGAAAAAATGCTTGTCTTTGATCCAAGCAAACGGATTACAG TGGACGAGGCACTTTGCCACCCGTATTTGGGACCTCTTCATGATATCAATGAGGAGCCTGTTTGTCCTAGGCCTTTTGTTTTCGATTTTGAGCAGCCATCCTTCACTGAAGAGAACATCAAGGAGCTCATTTGGCGGGAATCCGTAAAATTTAATCCGGATCCTACTCATTGA
- the LOC113728106 gene encoding probable polygalacturonase, with amino-acid sequence MDSLWKCFPNPLQVVKFLVLVSAVVCVIGRVECRKSRILEGSSDVFEYSAISCRGHSASIEEFGGVGDGRTLNTKAFQEAVNQLSQYASEGGAQLYVPAGKWLTGSFNLTSHFTLYLHKDAVLLASQDIGSWPVVDPLPSYGHGRDAAGGRYISLLFGTNLTDVVITGDNGTIDGQGALWWQQFHKKKLKFTRPYLIEIMHSDTVQISNLTLVNSPSWNVHPVYSSNIIIQGITIIAPITSPNTDGINPDSCTNTRIEDSYIVSGDDCIAVKSGWDEYGISYGMPTKQLLIRRLTCISPYSAAIALGSEMSGGIQDVRAQDIVAINTESGVRIKTAVGRGGFVKDIYVKGMKLQTMKWVFWMTGNYGSHADNHYDPHALPAIQGINYRDVVADDVKMAARLEGISGDPFTGICIANVTIGMAQKAKKYPWTCADVEGIASGVVPTPCASLPDQGPEKVGMCDFPQENLEIENVELRSCSYQIRY; translated from the exons ATGGATTCCTTGTGGAAATGCTTCCCTAATCCTCTTCAA GTGGTGAAGTTTCTCGTGCTGGTTTCGGCAGTGGTTTGCGTAATTGGCAGAGTTGAGTGCagaaaatcaagaattttggaGGGCTCATCTGATGTTTTCGAGTACTCGGCTATAAGTTGCAGAGGACACAGTGCATCCATAGAGGAATTCGGTGGAGTTGGAGATGGAAGGACGTTGAACACTAAGGCCTTTCAGGAGGCAGTGAATCAGCTGAGCCAATATGCATCAGAGGGTGGGGCTCAATTGTATGTTCCTGCAGGCAAATGGTTGACGGGAAGCTTCAATCTCACCAGCCATTTCACTCTTTATCTCCACAAGGATGCTGTTCTTCTGGCTTCTCAG GATATAGGTAGTTGGCCAGTTGTTGACCCCTTGCCATCATATGGCCATGGAAGAGATGCCGCGGGTGGAAGGTACATTAGTCTCCTGTTTGGGACAAACCTCACTGATGTGGTGATTACAG GTGATAATGGCACAATTGATGGCCAAGGAGCTCTTTGGTGGCAGCAGTTCCACAAGAAAAAGCTAAAATTCACCCGACCTTATCTAATTGAGATCATGCATTCTGATACTGTTCAGATATCAAATCTAACCCTTGTCAACTCTCCTTCCTGGAATGTCCATCCTGTCTACAGCAG CAATATAATCATACAAGGCATTACTATCATAGCTCCAATCACTTCTCCTAACACAGATGGAATCAACCCAG ATTCTTGCACAAACACAAGAATTGAGGACAGTTACATTGTGTCTGGAGATGACTGTATAGCAGTCAAAAGTGGGTGGGACGAGTATGGCATATCATACGGGATGCCAACAAAACAACTCCTCATCAGAAGACTAACCTGCATTTCACCCTACAGTGCCGCGATAGCACTAGGGAGTGAAATGTCTGGAGGAATTCAAGATGTCAGAGCCCAAGATATTGTGGCCATCAACACAGAATCAGGGGTCAGAATCAAGACAGCAGTTGGTAGAGGTGGCTTCGTCAAAGACATATATGTCAAAGGCATGAAATTGCAGACCATGAAATGGGTATTTTGGATGACTGGGAACTATGGATCGCACGCTGACAATCACTATGACCCTCATGCATTGCCTGCGATACAAGGAATCAATTACAGGGATGTGGTGGCTGACGATGTGAAAATGGCAGCAAGACTCGAGGGAATTTCTGGGGACCCATTCACTGGAATATGCATTGCTAACGTGACCATAGGGATGGCACAGAAGGCGAAGAAATATCCATGGACTTGTGCTGATGTCGAAGGCATTGCCAGTGGAGTGGTGCCTACGCCTTGTGCGTCACTGCCTGATCAAGGTCCAGAAAAAGTTGGAATGTGTGATTTCCCCCAGGagaatctggaaattgaaaATGTTGAGTTACGGAGCTGCTCTTACCAAATAAGGTACTAG
- the LOC113728108 gene encoding mechanosensitive ion channel protein 1, mitochondrial-like translates to MAAVRFSRLRSLCYSAKFVDSFDVRRTSAFGTGNYYSRYCRESGFKLNPICSGLGITGLDSAVGNGYSRGKYTSPSWSSFSNLAIRSGAPFGGVGPMLNYRSYSSSTNSQDGSPQVPAAASGDGGSSASDWAEKVKEIWNSTVDAVTYTGEKAREASSEVTPHVQQLLDTHPYLRDVVVPVGGTLMGTLLAWMVLPSVLRRFHKYSTQGPAALLSGSSLWGPVPYENSIWGALEKPVRYLVTFMAVSQIAIMVAPTTIAAQYIAPAWRGAIILSFIWFLNRWKTNVITRALATKSGVDRDNLLTLDKISSVGLFVLGLMGLSEACGVAVQSILTVGGIGGVATAFAGRDILGNVLSGLSVQISRPFSIGDTIKAGSVEGQVIDMGLTTTSLLTSEKFPVIVPNSLFSSQVIVNKSRAQWQAVTTKIPVQIGDFDVIPKISEDIKIMLRSNSNVFLEKEAPYCFLSRVERSFAELTIGCNLKAMGKERFFAAQQEVLLQSVKIIKQHGASLGNYAEDTSY, encoded by the exons ATGGCTGCTGTTAGATTTTCACGTTTAAGATCACTTTGTTATTCTGCAAAATTCGTGGACTCATTTGACGTCAGACGCACATCTGCTTTTGGAACCGGAAATTATTACAGTAGATATTGCAGGGAATCGGGGTTTAAGTTGAATCCTATTTGCAGTGGATTGGGAATCACGGGTTTGGACTCTGCTGTTGGTAATGGTTATAGTAGGGGAAAGTACACTAGTCCCTCTTGGTCCAGCTTCTCGAATTTGGCTATAAGAAGTGGTGCCCCTTTTGGTGGAGTTGGTCCTATGTTGAATTATCGGTCATATTCGTCTAGTACCAATAGCCAAGATGGTAGCCCGCAAGTTCCAGCTGCTGCTTCAGGTGATGGTGGTTCTAGTGCAAGTGATTGGGCGGAGAAAGTTAAAGAGATATGGAACTCTACCGTAGATGCTGTGACATATACAGGAGAAAAGGCTAGAGAGGCGTCAAGTGAAGTCACTCCTCATGTTCAGCAATTGTTAGATACACATCCGTATCTGAGGGATGTGGTTGTTCCTGTTGGTGGTACTTTGATGGGGACGTTATTAGCTTGGATGGTTTTGCCAAGTGTTTTGAGGAGATTTCATAAGTACTCAACACAAGGTCCAGCGGCTTTGTTATCTGGAAGCTCATTGTGGGGGCCCGTTCCTTATGAGAACAGTATTTGGGGTGCTTTGGAGAAACCAGTTCGATATCTTGTAACCTTCATGGCAGTTTCTCAGAT TGCTATCATGGTGGCACCAACAACTATCGCAGCACAATACATTGCACCAGCTTGGAGAGGTGCAATTATTCTTTCATTTATCTGGTTCCTGAATCGATGGAAGACTAATGTCATTACTCGAGCTTTGGCTACTAAGAGTGGAGTTGACAGAGACAATTTGTTAACCTTGGATAAAATTTCTTCTGTTGGTTTATTTGTCCTTGGATTGATGGGTTTATCTGAGGCATGTGGAGTGGCTGTACAGTCTATTCTAACTGTAGGAGGCATAGGAG GAGTGGCTACTGCTTTTGCTGGTAGAGACATCCTTGGGAATGTCCTCAGTGGGCTATCTGTGCAGATCTCGCGACCCTTTTCAATAGGAGATACGATAAAA GCAGGTTCCGTGGAAGGTCAGGTGATAGATATGGGTCTAACAACTACATCATTGCTGACTTCAGAAAAATTTCCTGTGATAGTCCCAAATTCTCTTTTTTCCAGTCAG GTGATCGTAAATAAATCGCGTGCTCAATGGCAAGCTGTCACAACGAAAATCCCTGTCCAAATTGGTGACTTTGATGTGATTCCAAAGATTTCAGAAGATATAAAGATTATGCTCAGATCCAATTCAAATGTGTTCTTGGAAAAGGAAGCACCATATTGTTTCTTGTCTAGGGTAGAAAGATCATTTGCAGAACTTACTATTGGGTGCAATCTAAAAGCGATG GGTAAAGAACGCTTCTTTGCGGCTCAGCAGGAAGTTCTTCTTCAGTCAGTTAAGATAATCAAGCAACATGGCGCTTCACTTGGTAATTACGCGGAAGATACTAGCTACTAG